In Aerococcaceae bacterium zg-252, the genomic window CCACTCTTTTTTCGTTCGCCTGAGCAGCCACGCTCTCACCATGTTCTAGTTACAATATTTAGCTCGTGCATCTTGAATCATTTGATGTGCTTTATCAATGATTGGTGTATCTGCTTCGGTTACTTGTGCTAATGGACCACGTACGTGACCGATATTCAATCCTTCACGTTTTAAAATAGTTTTCATTACATCATACAAATTACCTTGGCATTGAACCATAGTGAAAATAATTTCTGTAATTTTCATCTGAATTTCTTGCGCAAGTACCAAGTTATCGTTTCTAAATGCAGCATCTGCAGCTAAAAATAGTTCTGGCATTACACCATATGTACCACCGATACCACCTTGAGCACCCATCGCACGTCCACCGATAAATTGCTCATCTGGACCATTAAAGACAATCACTTCACGATTTGCTTCTAAGCAGAATGTTAAAATGTCTAAAACTGGCATTGAAGAATTTTTCACACCGATAACATGTGGGTTTTCCAACATTTTTTTGTATAATCCAGTTGATAACGCATATCCTGTCGTTTGAGGAATATTATAAATGATGAAATCAGTTTGTCCTGCCTCAATCATTGCATTCCAATATGCTTCAATTGACGCTTCTGGTAAACGGAAGTAAATTGGTGGAATTGCTGCTAATGCATCAACGCCTAAACTAGCCGCGTGTTTTGCTAATTCAACACTATCACGTGTTGACGGTGCTGCTACATGGGCAATAATTGTCATTTTACCACCGACAGCTGCCATAACATTTTCTAATACTAATTTACGTTCTTCAACATTTTGGTAAATACATTCACCTGAAGAACCACCAACATATAACCCTTTAACGCCTACTTCTAAATAGTGTTTAGCTAATTGTTGAATACACTCTGGGCTAATGTTGCCCTCTTCATCATAACATGCATAAAATGCTGGGATAATACCTTGATATTTTGCCAATTTACTCATAATTAAATAATCCTTTCGTTTTAGACACTTCAATGTCTGTTGATACTAACCAATTAAATACCACGTCATTTACTAAGACATTTAAGGCTTCATGTGAATACTCACGTAATACATGAACTTCTTTTTCGGATTCAATGCGATTGTAAATGGCGAACTGTGTCGACGGTGGACACACATCATCTTGTAAACTCACATGCATTTGTACAGGTACTTTAATGCGATGCGCTAAGTTTTTCACATCAATATACGCTAATGTATCTAACAATTGCGCTTCTGTTTCATGATATGGGTCAAAGAATTTAAAGTAACGGAACAATTCATTGTATGCTTCTTGTTTGTCACCTAATTCCAATACACGTGCATAATCTGATAAAAACGGATAAATCGTTGCAACACGTGTAATCTTCGGATTCAAAGCACCTGTTACCACTGCTAAGGCACCACCTTGTGATGCACCATAACTCATTAAAGTGTCTTCATCTGCCCAATCCAATTGTGCGATGATATTCACTAATTGATAACAATCTAAGTAAACATCTTTAAAGAACAATTTATCACGACCTTCGATTGCACCACGAATAATTTGCCCCTTAACAGTATTTCCTTTGACTTGCAATTGGTCAATTGAACGACCAGATTGACCACGCACGTCCATGCAAACAACAGCAAAACCAGCCGCTACATAGTTTAAACATTGTGACCAGTCTGGACTTGAGCCTTGATAGCCATGGAAGTAAAATAACACCGGCACTTTTTCTTGACTAGACGGTTTTACCACTTTCGCAAATACTTTTCCTCCATTAGTACCGTCAAACCATAATTCAAAGCATTCGCAATTTGGAATTGCAAACGACTTTGGAATCAATTGATAGGCTGGTAATTCAGCTACTTTCGCTAATTCATTGTCCCAAAACTCATCGAAGTCTGCTGGAACTTCTCTTTTACCACGATACCGATACATATCGTCAAGCGTCATTGTATCGAACATATAAACACCTCTTTGCATTTATAAAACTTTTTATTGCCAACATTTACTCAATTGATACATCTCGTAAATATTAGTTCATTTTGATAATGGTCCTTCTTCATTTTGAATCGGAGAGTCATGCAAAGGCTGACCACGCCGAATGAGCCATAGTACAATATTGAACACGACACTCGCTGCAACAATCGGCATATAAACAAAGAATACACTCGTCAAAAATTGATCTCCAGTAAATTGTTTCAAATACAGCATTAGCATTAATGCAATGACACCAAAAGCGTTAATGATTAATGGCGCTGTAAAATAACGTTTTGCTACACGATTAATAATCACTGTTGCCATAATTGATAAACCCATATAGAAAATTCCATAATAGAACCAACCAATAATTAACTGTCCTAATGACATTTCATGACCTCCTTTTCTTAAAAATTTTCGTACACTTTGCTTAAAGCATCGTACCTTATAGACAACTCTATGCTTCTGGAACTACTGCCATAAAGCGTCTTGCGATTTCCAATGGACGAGTAATCGCACCACCTACCACAGCCGTATGAATTCCTTGTTCAAATGCTTTAGCTAAATCTTCTGGCGAATGAATTTTTCCCTCTGCAACAATCGGAACATTCGTTTGTTCCACTAGTTGCTTCATCAATTCGAAATTCGGCCCTTTTGATTGTCCTTCTGTATACGATGTATAACCATTCATTGTTGTCCCAATCAAATCAAAGCCTAATTCTGCAGCATTTAAGCCCTCTTCTAAATTCGAAATATCTGCCATTAATAATTGTTCTGGATATTTCGCTTTAATGGCTTGCACAAATTCATTGACCGTTGAGCCGTCACCTCGCTGACGTAATGTCGCATCTAAAGCGATAATGTCACTACCAGCTTCAACTAAAGCATCTACCTCATCCATTGTAGCAGTAATATAAGAATCATATCCTTCATAATTCTTCTTAATGATACCAATCACAGGTACATCAAAAGCTTCTTTAATTTGCTTAATATCTGTAATACCTTGTGCTCGAATCGCCACAGCACCTGCTTCAAGTGCTGCTTTTGCCATTAACACCATAATACCACCTTCTGGACGATATAATGGCTCGCCTGGTAATGCTTGGCATGAAATAATTAATTTACCTTTTATTTGTTCAATTAAAGGATGTACCATTAGCCCTTCACCGCCCCTACAGTAATACCTTGTGCGAAGAAGCTTTGGAACATTAAGAACACAATAATCATCGGTAATGACGCTACTAACGCCCCAGCCATTAATAAACCATAGTTCAATGAGAACTCAGCTTGTTGTGCCATTGATGCCAAACCTAATGGTAAAGTTTTCATCGCTTCAGAGTTCGTGAATACTAATTGTGAGAAGTAATCGTTCCAACTTGAAATGAACGTAAAGATTGCTAACGCACCGATACCTGGTTTTACAATTGGTAATACAATATTGACGAATTTTTTGATTTCTCCACAACCATCAATATCAGCAGATTCCAATAATGAATCTGGAACTGAATGTGAGAACTGTTTCATCAAGAAAATACCGAATGGCCAACCAACAGCAGGTAAAATCAATGCACGATATGTATCCATTAATTGCATTTCAGTAATCAAACGTAATAATGGAATTAAGATTACTTGTTTTGGCAATGCCATTGCACCAATAAAAATGGCGAATAATAGTTTCACACCTGGGAAATGTTTCTTAGCTAGAGCATAACCAGCTAATGACGCAGTTGCACAAACTAAAACCGTAGTCGCTAATGACACAAACACTGAGTTAAAGAACCATCTTGCAGTTAATGGCACTAATAATTGTCGAAAGTTATCGAGCGTTGGTGAAGTAGGAAACCATTGCGGTGGCAAAGCAATCGCTACATCTTGTAATTTAAACGCCCCTGTCGCAATCCAATAAAATGGAAAGATGAAAAAGATTGTTAAAGCTGATAACAATGTAAAAGATAAAATATTATATAATCCAAATTTTTTAAATTCCATAATTGTTACCTCCTAATCAATATCGCGGTTCAAGTATTTGAATTGTAAAGTAGAAATTACCGCAATAATTGCTGCTAAAACAACACCCATTGCACTCGCTTTACCATAATCTTGAATCTTGATTCCTGTTTCATATACTAAATACATAACGGTTGAAGTCGCATAATTAGGCCCACCTGCCGTCATCAATTGAATTAACGCAAAAATTTGGAAACTATTAATTGTCGTTGTTACAACGATATATAATGTCGTTGGAATAATTAATGGCCAAATAATATTTTTAAAAATCACCCAGTTTGATGCTCCATCAATTTTAGCTGACTCTATCAATTCAACAGGCACATTCCCCAATGCAGCGATATATAAAATAATCGGTTGACCAATACTTGTTGTAATTAAAACGATAATAATTGCATAAATTGCAGTTGCTGAATTTCCCAACCATTGTACATTTCCGTTAACAACATGCATTGATTTTAAAACATAATTTAAAATCCCAAAGTCTGGGTTATAAATCCATAACCATACTACCGTAATTGAAACAACAGATGATACTGCTGGTAAGTAAAATACTCCACGGAAGAAACTTCGAACAGCAGCTGATTTATTATAAATATTGATGGCAATAAAAAGTGATAGTACAACAACAATCGGTACGGCGATTGCTACGATAAACATGGTATTACCCATTGAACGTAAAAATACATTATCAGATAGTAATTTGACGTAATTTTCAAGACCTACAAATAATTGTCTGCGCCCACGAAAACGAAACAGTGACATATGCATCCCTTTTAACATTGGATAAAGGACAAAGGTCACAAAGAATATCATCGACGGAGCAATAAATAGGTACCCACTCAAATCATACTTACGTTTTAAACGATTTAACATGTATACTCAACTCCTTATATCATTTTTAAGAGAAAAAAGCCCAAATTCATTCGTCGACAAATACACGATTTCGATAAAACAAGATGAGTAACAACTCTGCACCAACACAATCGTTGTAGCAAGGAATTTACGAGTGATATTAATCTCAACGATTAGTGCAATCTCTGTTAAC contains:
- a CDS encoding dihydrodipicolinate synthase family protein, with amino-acid sequence MSKLAKYQGIIPAFYACYDEEGNISPECIQQLAKHYLEVGVKGLYVGGSSGECIYQNVEERKLVLENVMAAVGGKMTIIAHVAAPSTRDSVELAKHAASLGVDALAAIPPIYFRLPEASIEAYWNAMIEAGQTDFIIYNIPQTTGYALSTGLYKKMLENPHVIGVKNSSMPVLDILTFCLEANREVIVFNGPDEQFIGGRAMGAQGGIGGTYGVMPELFLAADAAFRNDNLVLAQEIQMKITEIIFTMVQCQGNLYDVMKTILKREGLNIGHVRGPLAQVTEADTPIIDKAHQMIQDARAKYCN
- a CDS encoding acetylxylan esterase; protein product: MFDTMTLDDMYRYRGKREVPADFDEFWDNELAKVAELPAYQLIPKSFAIPNCECFELWFDGTNGGKVFAKVVKPSSQEKVPVLFYFHGYQGSSPDWSQCLNYVAAGFAVVCMDVRGQSGRSIDQLQVKGNTVKGQIIRGAIEGRDKLFFKDVYLDCYQLVNIIAQLDWADEDTLMSYGASQGGALAVVTGALNPKITRVATIYPFLSDYARVLELGDKQEAYNELFRYFKFFDPYHETEAQLLDTLAYIDVKNLAHRIKVPVQMHVSLQDDVCPPSTQFAIYNRIESEKEVHVLREYSHEALNVLVNDVVFNWLVSTDIEVSKTKGLFNYE
- a CDS encoding N-acetylmannosamine-6-phosphate 2-epimerase translates to MVHPLIEQIKGKLIISCQALPGEPLYRPEGGIMVLMAKAALEAGAVAIRAQGITDIKQIKEAFDVPVIGIIKKNYEGYDSYITATMDEVDALVEAGSDIIALDATLRQRGDGSTVNEFVQAIKAKYPEQLLMADISNLEEGLNAAELGFDLIGTTMNGYTSYTEGQSKGPNFELMKQLVEQTNVPIVAEGKIHSPEDLAKAFEQGIHTAVVGGAITRPLEIARRFMAVVPEA
- a CDS encoding carbohydrate ABC transporter permease is translated as MEFKKFGLYNILSFTLLSALTIFFIFPFYWIATGAFKLQDVAIALPPQWFPTSPTLDNFRQLLVPLTARWFFNSVFVSLATTVLVCATASLAGYALAKKHFPGVKLLFAIFIGAMALPKQVILIPLLRLITEMQLMDTYRALILPAVGWPFGIFLMKQFSHSVPDSLLESADIDGCGEIKKFVNIVLPIVKPGIGALAIFTFISSWNDYFSQLVFTNSEAMKTLPLGLASMAQQAEFSLNYGLLMAGALVASLPMIIVFLMFQSFFAQGITVGAVKG
- a CDS encoding sugar ABC transporter permease, with product MLNRLKRKYDLSGYLFIAPSMIFFVTFVLYPMLKGMHMSLFRFRGRRQLFVGLENYVKLLSDNVFLRSMGNTMFIVAIAVPIVVVLSLFIAINIYNKSAAVRSFFRGVFYLPAVSSVVSITVVWLWIYNPDFGILNYVLKSMHVVNGNVQWLGNSATAIYAIIIVLITTSIGQPIILYIAALGNVPVELIESAKIDGASNWVIFKNIIWPLIIPTTLYIVVTTTINSFQIFALIQLMTAGGPNYATSTVMYLVYETGIKIQDYGKASAMGVVLAAIIAVISTLQFKYLNRDID